Genomic DNA from Paenibacillus sp. KS-LC4:
GGTCATGCCAATTGCGGGATGGTGCTTGTCGCTGCTAGAAGACGGCAGGTTCACCGATCGCCACGACAGCCCGGATGCGGTGTTCACGGTTAATGAGATGTCCAAGCTGCTGCGGGCAGATATTTATAATATTGTGCGGGCTTTTTTGGAGGGTTTTTATGAGGATGGCTGTTTGCAGCAGTACGCGATGATCAAGCTGACCGGGCAATCGTGCCGGATCGAGGCATTTCGCGAGGCGCTTAAGGAATTTGTGCCGGGGCGCAGCATTGAGTTTGGGCTGAAAGCCGATGAGGCAGGCAAGGTGCCGGAGCTGAAGCTGGCATGCCTGCGCGGGGCGATCCGGTATTTGACAGCGCGCAAGCTGGGCCAAATTCAGACGACGGTGACGCGAAGTGCGCCCGTCGTACCTTATACGGTGACAGCCTATACGCATCAGGGCGGCGAAAAGGTGCTTATCAGCAGCATGGAGCAGCTAAGCCGGATGCGGGGCGCGGTGTCGCGGCCGATGCATGTATCGGAGGTCGCTTTCTATCTCAAGAGCGGGGATGACAAGCTCCAGCGCAAATACGTATATGACAACAGCCGGAGTGTGTACAGTGCCGCGTTATATGAAGAAATCGCCGCCTTGTACGGCGAACAGATTCCGCAGGAGGAAACGGATTTAATCGTAAACGGGGAAGTGAAGTTTTTCGTCGTGACGGGTGAAAATCAGTGGGGCTTCCATATCGTACCGATCGCACGGACGCAGGAGCAGCTGTTGCTGGGAGAGAAGCGGCTGTTCACTTTCGAGGACGACCTGTCGGAGCTGGATTTCTTTGACGGGCTGAAATAGATAGGTACAGATATAGATACAAAGATAGATACAAAGATAGAGATAGAGATAGAGATAGACACAGAGATAGACACAGAGATAGAGACAGAAAGCTAAAGAGGAAGTGTCAGGAGATTAGAAGGGTGAAATAGACAGGAAGGAAGTGAGCGGGCATGTTTGCAGACCGCTATCCCAGCTTTCAGAAGGGCCGAATTCTAAAGACGGAAATGCTCAGCAATTTGCGGGATTACCCGAGGCAGATGTTCGACATCCAGTACAGCAGCTATTCGGATGGCATTATTTGCGGGGCTGAGGTGCTGGTGGGTGAGGAGACGCTCACGATTAAGCGCGGTATCGTCAAGCATGGCGGGCGGCTGTTCAGCCTAGAACAGGATTATGAGCTGCCTTATTCGGCTACGGGAAATGAGACGCTGATTAAAATTTGCTTTCCCTCCGAGCCGAGCGTGCGCAGTGATATTACGAGCTATGAGACGGATATTGTGCTGGAGCCTGCTGGTCAGCTGCGCGGGAACGAGCTTGAGCTGGGACGGTACAAGCTCAAGCCGGGCGCGAGGCTGCGTCAAAGCTATGAGGGGTTCCATGATTTGATCACCGAGTACAACACGGTACAGCTCATTCATGTGGAGCATGCTGCATACGGTCGAAGCACGATGGACCCGATTGTTATGCGGCTGTATGGAGAAGAGCTGCTGATGCGCGGCTGCTCTGACCCGCATGATATCTCGTTTGCGATGCTGTGCCTGAATGAAGGGACAGTAGCGATGCCTGTCATTGAGCATTATGTAGCAGCAAGGCTGGGATTGGAGCGCCGAGGCGTGCAGCGGGGCTTCCATATGGGGTCAA
This window encodes:
- a CDS encoding DNA and RNA helicase, which gives rise to MFADRYPSFQKGRILKTEMLSNLRDYPRQMFDIQYSSYSDGIICGAEVLVGEETLTIKRGIVKHGGRLFSLEQDYELPYSATGNETLIKICFPSEPSVRSDITSYETDIVLEPAGQLRGNELELGRYKLKPGARLRQSYEGFHDLITEYNTVQLIHVEHAAYGRSTMDPIVMRLYGEELLMRGCSDPHDISFAMLCLNEGTVAMPVIEHYVAARLGLERRGVQRGFHMGSKGGSSASGGAYSAAGRERSGDAGRFDDPPSVDREQLYGNLRRILGSVHRGGAAKGDLRPGGMRRMLVD